The Amycolatopsis solani genome has a window encoding:
- a CDS encoding MFS transporter, translating to MTGNGMRFGVVGLAFLAVLLDGFDSASLSFVLPSLARQWGVTSAAFTPAVVLTNIGVVLGYLASGRLAVRLGLRRMLIAGTVLFAAGSLATALVLPLQSLTALSTVRLITGLGLGVVLPGAVSLATAHHPDGRRQTVSVTVTLGLAFGGTVAGVFGGSLLASVGATGVFWIGGGLPLLLAVVMGRWLPAAPASVAASAARVGALFAPGLRAATLLLWTFAFLVFIASYTLQSWVPTLLTGYGFSPSQAPIGLAFLSFGGVIGGVVLLLLAARKGITFALMVMPAIGAVSMVVAATVGTDHTALLLALAGSGAGVTASQIGQLTLAVAMYSPATRTAGVGWAAALGRVGSIVGPATAGVLLALSLPGEDIVLLTAIPVVVAAVSAAVLWRLPRAAVEAKEVARR from the coding sequence ATGACCGGCAACGGGATGCGCTTCGGCGTGGTGGGCCTCGCCTTCCTCGCGGTGCTGCTCGACGGGTTCGACTCCGCGTCGCTCTCCTTCGTGCTGCCGTCCCTGGCGCGGCAGTGGGGCGTCACCTCGGCCGCGTTCACCCCGGCGGTGGTGCTGACCAACATCGGCGTGGTGCTCGGCTACCTCGCCTCGGGCCGGCTCGCGGTGCGGCTGGGCCTGCGGCGGATGCTGATCGCCGGCACCGTGCTGTTCGCCGCGGGCTCGCTGGCCACCGCCCTGGTGCTTCCCCTGCAGTCACTGACCGCTTTGAGCACGGTCCGGCTGATCACCGGGCTCGGACTCGGCGTGGTGCTGCCCGGCGCCGTCTCCCTCGCCACCGCGCACCACCCGGACGGGCGACGGCAGACGGTCTCCGTCACGGTCACCCTCGGGCTCGCCTTCGGCGGAACGGTCGCCGGTGTCTTCGGCGGCAGCCTGCTGGCGTCGGTCGGGGCCACCGGGGTGTTCTGGATCGGCGGTGGACTGCCGCTGCTGCTGGCCGTGGTGATGGGCCGGTGGCTGCCGGCCGCACCGGCGTCCGTGGCCGCGTCCGCGGCGCGCGTCGGCGCGCTGTTCGCTCCCGGACTGCGCGCCGCCACCCTACTGCTGTGGACCTTCGCCTTCCTGGTCTTCATCGCCAGCTACACGCTCCAGTCCTGGGTGCCCACCTTGCTGACCGGGTACGGCTTCTCCCCGTCGCAGGCCCCGATCGGCCTCGCCTTCCTGAGCTTCGGCGGAGTCATCGGTGGCGTCGTACTCCTCTTGCTGGCTGCCCGCAAGGGAATCACGTTCGCCCTGATGGTGATGCCGGCGATCGGGGCGGTGTCGATGGTCGTCGCGGCCACGGTCGGAACGGACCACACCGCGCTGCTGCTCGCCCTCGCCGGTTCCGGTGCGGGCGTCACGGCCAGCCAGATCGGTCAGCTGACCCTCGCGGTGGCGATGTACTCCCCGGCTACCAGGACCGCCGGAGTGGGCTGGGCCGCGGCGCTGGGCCGGGTCGGCTCGATCGTGGGCCCGGCCACGGCGGGTGTTCTGCTCGCGCTCTCGCTGCCTGGCGAAGACATCGTGTTGCTGACCGCGATTCCGGTGGTCGTGGCGGCCGTGAGCGCGGCGGTGTTGTGGCGCCTGCCCCGCGCGGCCGTCGAGGCCAAGGAGGTGGCGCGGCGATGA
- a CDS encoding MBL fold metallo-hydrolase — translation MSGWFDLGDVAVVPIVETPRLLIDPAEFFPGHVLSGWAAEEPWSEPGRLVFTMQAFLVVTPHERILVDACVGDGKHRARPEFDRLDSGWWHRFAATGLSAADVSTVVFSHLHVDHIGWATRWSAGHWRPAFPKARHVLTAPEYDYWRSAAGAAAMTRTGDYLADSIEPVAEAGLLDLTPPDADLSPHVRLYPAPGHTPGNTAVLVTGSRARLLLTGDVLHHPLQLMDPDASTRYCVDPALSARTRRRTLDWLADTGTAMIPAHFAAPSAGRVDREGSGFTFAPAVDLHRPGRYVVAGGPAAG, via the coding sequence ATGAGTGGCTGGTTCGATCTCGGTGACGTCGCGGTGGTGCCGATCGTGGAGACCCCGCGGCTGCTCATCGATCCGGCGGAGTTCTTCCCCGGGCACGTCCTCTCCGGCTGGGCCGCCGAGGAGCCGTGGTCCGAACCAGGGCGGCTGGTCTTCACCATGCAGGCGTTCCTGGTCGTCACGCCGCACGAACGGATCCTCGTCGACGCCTGCGTCGGCGACGGGAAACACCGCGCCAGGCCGGAGTTCGACCGCCTGGACAGCGGCTGGTGGCACCGGTTCGCGGCGACCGGGCTGTCCGCCGCCGATGTGTCCACAGTGGTCTTCAGCCACCTGCACGTGGACCACATCGGCTGGGCGACGCGGTGGTCGGCCGGGCACTGGCGCCCGGCCTTCCCGAAGGCCCGGCACGTGCTGACCGCCCCGGAGTACGACTACTGGCGCTCCGCGGCGGGCGCCGCGGCGATGACCCGGACCGGCGACTACCTGGCCGACAGCATCGAACCGGTCGCCGAGGCGGGACTGCTGGACCTGACGCCCCCGGACGCCGACCTCAGCCCCCACGTGCGGCTGTACCCGGCCCCGGGCCACACCCCGGGCAACACGGCCGTCCTGGTCACCGGCTCCCGGGCCCGCCTCCTGCTCACCGGCGACGTCCTGCACCACCCGCTCCAGCTGATGGACCCGGACGCCAGCACTCGGTACTGCGTCGACCCGGCGCTCTCGGCACGCACCCGCCGGCGAACGCTGGACTGGCTGGCCGACACCGGAACCGCGATGATCCCCGCGCACTTCGCCGCCCCTTCCGCCGGCCGGGTCGACCGCGAGGGCTCCGGATTCACCTTCGCCCCCGCGGTCGATCTCCACCGCCCGGGCCGGTACGTGGTGGCCGGCGGGCCCGCGGCCGGGTAA
- a CDS encoding GP88 family protein, whose product MRIHDSSGFYCRPLLSAWLEIMRTRFYAYTEEVVAFR is encoded by the coding sequence GTGCGGATCCACGACAGCAGCGGCTTCTACTGCCGCCCCCTACTCTCCGCGTGGCTGGAGATCATGCGCACCCGGTTCTACGCCTACACCGAGGAAGTCGTGGCATTCCGGTAG
- a CDS encoding MFS transporter, which produces MSPTAPQSIRKVAIASLTGTALEWYDFFLYGTASALVLGTLFFPHASPLAGTLASFGTFAVGFAARPLGGIIFGHFGDRLGRKPMLVITLMVMGFTTFLIGLLPTYAQIGAWAPILLILLRLLQGIAVGGEWGGSVLMITEHAPAGRRGFYSAWSQVGINLGFITSAAVFAAVQTLPDEAFLSWGWRLPFLLGAVPALVGLVIRLKIEETPEFRSVQHKGDKQRLPILHALRTHPRAILITMGARLAENGSSYIFLVFSLAYGKHIGVGNGLLLTGIIVANIVEAASMVGFGALSDRIGRRPVYMAGAATLIVLAFPFFWLLDTGTPALVWLAFITAIGIGHGAMIGTQPSFFTELFGKTSRYSAIALGHEFASVFAGGLSPLIATALLAATGASWPISLYLVFLGCITLVSVYFARETVRRDAVSTPDLKLPSAGVRE; this is translated from the coding sequence ATGAGCCCCACCGCACCGCAGTCCATCCGCAAGGTCGCCATCGCCAGCCTGACCGGAACCGCACTCGAGTGGTACGACTTCTTCCTCTACGGCACCGCTTCCGCCCTGGTGCTCGGCACCCTCTTCTTCCCCCATGCCAGCCCCCTCGCCGGCACCCTGGCCTCCTTCGGCACCTTCGCCGTCGGCTTCGCGGCCCGCCCCCTCGGCGGGATCATCTTCGGTCACTTCGGCGACCGGCTGGGCCGCAAACCCATGCTCGTGATCACGTTGATGGTCATGGGCTTCACCACCTTCCTCATCGGACTCCTGCCCACCTACGCGCAGATCGGTGCGTGGGCGCCGATCCTGCTCATCCTGCTGCGCCTGCTCCAGGGCATCGCGGTCGGCGGCGAGTGGGGCGGAAGCGTCCTCATGATCACCGAGCACGCCCCCGCGGGACGCCGCGGCTTCTATTCGGCCTGGAGCCAGGTCGGCATCAACCTCGGCTTCATCACCTCCGCCGCGGTCTTCGCCGCGGTCCAGACGCTGCCCGACGAGGCGTTCCTGTCCTGGGGCTGGCGGCTGCCCTTCCTCCTCGGAGCCGTTCCCGCACTGGTCGGCCTCGTCATCCGCCTGAAGATCGAGGAGACACCGGAGTTCCGGAGCGTCCAGCACAAGGGCGACAAGCAACGGCTGCCGATCCTGCACGCCCTACGCACCCACCCGCGTGCCATCCTGATCACGATGGGCGCCCGCCTGGCGGAGAACGGCTCCTCGTACATCTTCCTGGTCTTCTCCCTCGCCTACGGCAAGCACATCGGGGTCGGCAACGGCCTGCTGCTGACCGGGATCATCGTCGCGAACATCGTGGAAGCCGCCTCGATGGTCGGCTTCGGTGCGTTGTCCGACCGCATCGGCCGCCGCCCGGTCTACATGGCCGGAGCGGCGACCCTCATCGTCTTGGCGTTCCCGTTCTTCTGGCTGCTGGACACCGGAACCCCCGCGCTCGTCTGGCTGGCCTTCATCACCGCCATCGGCATCGGCCACGGAGCCATGATCGGCACCCAGCCGAGCTTCTTCACCGAGCTGTTCGGCAAGACGTCCCGCTACAGCGCCATCGCCCTGGGCCACGAGTTCGCGTCGGTCTTCGCCGGCGGCCTTTCGCCGCTCATCGCGACGGCGCTTTTGGCGGCCACCGGCGCCTCCTGGCCCATCTCGCTGTACCTCGTTTTCCTGGGCTGTATCACGCTTGTCTCGGTTTACTTCGCCCGCGAGACGGTGCGGCGGGACGCCGTTTCTACGCCGGACCTGAAGCTGCCGTCGGCCGGAGTACGCGAATAG